The window CTGAGAAGCGTTTTTAGGGAGTTTTCCACCCATTCCCGGAATCATATTCATAACCTGCTGCATCGGCCCCATTTTATTCATCATTTCAAATTGAGAATACATTTCTTTAAGGGTAAATTTACCACTTAACATGGCTTCCATTGCATCTGCATCTACATCCTCTTCTGCAATCTCTTCTGCCTTTTCAATAAGAGATTTAATGTCACCCATTCCAAGGAGTCTTGAAATAAACCTTTCAGGATCAAACGCCTCAAAATCATCGACTCTTTCACCGGTACCAATGAACTTGATGGGAGCACCAATTTCTGAAACAGCAGATAATGCTCCACCACCTTTTGCAGAACCATCAAGCTTTGTTATAATAATAGAACCCACATCAGTTGCTTTATTAAATGCCTGGGCCTGATCTTTCGCCTGCTGACCTATAGTACCATCAATAACCAGTATAACTTCATTAGGCTCTACAATCGAAGATATTTGTTCCATCTCATCAAGAAGGTCCTTCTCCTCTTTGTGACGTCCAGCAGTATCTATAATTATTAAATCCTGCTTTTTAAACTCTGCAAGACCTTTTCTTGCAAGATCAAGGGCATCCTTATTTTCTGGATCACCGTATAAAGGTACATTCATACCTTCAGTTAACTGCCTGAGCTGTTCATACGCGGCAGGCCTCCAGGTGTCTGTGC of the Methanobacterium sp. genome contains:
- a CDS encoding signal recognition particle protein Srp54, with amino-acid sequence MLGNLGKNLTKTMKKLAGMPIIDEEVVKEVIKDIQRALIQSDVNIKLVLNLSKTIEERALKEEPPKGITPREYIITIVYEELVNLIGKKAEEVEIDTKPYKILFVGLQGSGKTTTIGKLAKYLQKKGFNPAVISTDTWRPAAYEQLRQLTEGMNVPLYGDPENKDALDLARKGLAEFKKQDLIIIDTAGRHKEEKDLLDEMEQISSIVEPNEVILVIDGTIGQQAKDQAQAFNKATDVGSIIITKLDGSAKGGGALSAVSEIGAPIKFIGTGERVDDFEAFDPERFISRLLGMGDIKSLIEKAEEIAEEDVDADAMEAMLSGKFTLKEMYSQFEMMNKMGPMQQVMNMIPGMGGKLPKNASQVTEEKLGRYKIMMDSMTEYELTHPEVIKQSRVKRIAKGSGMRNEDVKELLKYYNVTKKAMKGFGKRKMGGPLGQMMRQMMR